The Aureitalea marina genome includes a window with the following:
- the nrfD gene encoding NrfD/PsrC family molybdoenzyme membrane anchor subunit yields MASHYEAPIRKPLVTGNKTYHDVTVDVAAPVEGQANKSWWIVFGISLTAFLWGIGCIIYTISTGIGVWGLNTTVNWAWDITNFVWWVGIGHAGTLISAVLLLFRQKWRMAINRSAEAMTIFSVIQAGLFPIIHMGRPWLAYWVLPIPNQFGSLWVNFNSPLLWDVFAISTYLSVSLVFWWTGLLPDFAMIRDRAITPFTKRVYSILSFGWSGRAKDWQRFEEVSLVLAGLATPLVLSVHTIVSFDFATSVIPGWHTTIFPPYFVAGAIFSGFAMVNTLLIIMRKVSNLENYITIQHIELMNIVIMITGSIVGVAYITELFIAWYSGVEYEQYAFLNRATGPYWWAYWAMMTCNVFSPQFMWFKKLRTSIMFSFFISIVVNIGMWFERFVIIVTSLHRDYLPSSWTMFSPTFVDIGIFIGTIGFFFVLFLLYARTFPVIAQAEVKSILKGSGDRYKNLRADKGDDAKHYVPVTEAPIIRDLTAAAAENNENNPA; encoded by the coding sequence ATGGCGTCGCATTACGAAGCACCTATTAGAAAACCCCTGGTTACGGGAAACAAAACGTACCACGATGTGACCGTGGATGTTGCGGCTCCTGTAGAGGGACAGGCCAATAAATCCTGGTGGATCGTCTTTGGTATTTCCCTGACGGCCTTCCTATGGGGAATTGGATGTATCATTTACACCATTTCCACAGGAATCGGTGTCTGGGGATTGAATACCACGGTAAACTGGGCCTGGGATATCACCAACTTCGTTTGGTGGGTAGGTATTGGTCACGCCGGTACTTTGATCTCGGCTGTACTCCTGCTCTTCCGTCAGAAATGGAGAATGGCGATCAACCGATCGGCCGAGGCCATGACCATTTTCTCTGTAATTCAGGCCGGGTTATTCCCGATCATTCACATGGGGCGTCCCTGGTTAGCGTACTGGGTACTGCCGATCCCGAACCAGTTTGGATCGCTATGGGTGAACTTCAACTCACCACTATTGTGGGACGTATTTGCGATCTCTACTTATTTATCAGTATCCCTTGTATTCTGGTGGACAGGATTACTTCCGGACTTCGCAATGATTCGGGACCGTGCCATTACACCATTTACCAAACGAGTTTACAGCATACTATCTTTCGGATGGAGTGGACGAGCAAAGGATTGGCAACGTTTTGAAGAGGTTTCTCTTGTACTGGCCGGTTTGGCAACGCCACTTGTACTTTCTGTACACACCATCGTATCCTTTGACTTCGCAACCTCGGTGATTCCCGGATGGCACACCACCATCTTCCCACCTTATTTCGTTGCGGGAGCGATCTTCTCAGGGTTTGCCATGGTAAACACCTTGTTGATCATTATGCGAAAGGTTTCCAACCTGGAAAACTACATTACCATTCAGCACATCGAGTTGATGAACATTGTAATCATGATTACAGGTTCTATTGTTGGTGTTGCTTATATCACAGAGCTTTTCATCGCCTGGTATTCCGGAGTGGAATACGAGCAATACGCCTTCCTGAACCGGGCAACCGGTCCTTACTGGTGGGCTTACTGGGCCATGATGACCTGTAATGTATTCTCACCACAGTTCATGTGGTTCAAGAAATTGAGAACCAGTATCATGTTCTCCTTCTTTATCTCAATTGTCGTAAACATTGGTATGTGGTTTGAGCGTTTCGTGATTATCGTTACCTCACTTCACAGGGATTACCTGCCGTCCTCTTGGACCATGTTCTCACCAACCTTTGTAGATATTGGGATCTTTATTGGAACCATCGGATTCTTCTTTGTACTCTTCCTGCTCTATGCGCGAACCTTCCCGGTTATCGCACAGGCGGAGGTTAAGTCCATTTTGAAGGGCTCCGGTGATCGATACAAGAATCTACGTGCAGATAAAGGAGACGATGCCAAGCATTATGTGCCGGTAACTGAGGCCCCGATCATTCGTGATCTGACCGCAGCAGCCGCAGAAAATAACGAAAACAACCCTGCCTAA